A section of the Campylobacter lanienae NCTC 13004 genome encodes:
- a CDS encoding YbaB/EbfC family nucleoid-associated protein, whose protein sequence is MFKDFDLSKMTQMLSQAQQKANEFEESLAKKEFESKSGGGLISVKINGKSEILDICIDDSLLEDKDSLQILLISAINDAIKLANDEKQNAAASLFGGFGGFGGVN, encoded by the coding sequence ATGTTTAAAGATTTTGATCTTTCAAAGATGACGCAGATGTTATCTCAAGCTCAACAAAAGGCAAATGAATTTGAAGAAAGCCTTGCTAAAAAGGAATTTGAGAGCAAGTCAGGTGGTGGATTAATCAGTGTAAAAATCAATGGAAAATCTGAAATTTTGGATATTTGTATTGATGACTCGTTACTTGAAGATAAAGATAGCTTACAAATTCTATTGATTTCAGCGATTAATGACGCTATAAAATTGGCAAATGATGAGAAGCAAAATGCCGCCGCATCGCTTTTTGGTGGATTTGGTGGTTTTGGAGGTGTAAATTGA
- a CDS encoding efflux RND transporter permease subunit, whose protein sequence is MFSKFFINRPVFACVISIIIVLAGLIGLKNAAVEEYPQLTPPQIVVQATYSGADAQTIASAVAAPLEEAINGVDDMIYMQSTSSSAGTMSLNVFFEIGTNPQTASVNVNNRVSPILSKLPEEVRRVGVKVDERSSNILEVLAFYDPSKKMNDTELSNYVSINIADELKRVKGVGDAVVIGNKEYSMRIWIKPEMLKHYNITVNEVISAIREQNSQYAAGKIGEQPTSTGNPYVYSIKPEGRLTQISEFEDIIVRADLSGNIIRLKDLANIELGSQSYSFAGRFNGGSMVPVLIFLQSGANALETAEAVKARVDQLKESFPGDMTYRVAYDTTEFVKVSIDEVIKTFIEAIILVVIVIYMFLGNLRATFIPLLTVPVSILGAFAGIYVMGFSVNLITLFALILAIGIVVDDAIIVIENVERILHEEPNLSVKEATIKAMDEIMAPVISIVLVLSAVFIPVAFMEGFVGVIQRQFALTLVVSVCISGLVALTLTPALCAIILRKKEKPPFWFVRKFNEFFDFSTRIFSAGVAKILRHVIISLISVGIIIFMMIELFKVIPSGLVPAEDKGSILSIINLPPASTLPRTLEDAAFIESLVSKNPNVKSVTTLTGYDMMAGSLRENAGMMFITLQPWSERPGKENSAAVMAGEFMKTLYGVDRNSLAFVTTPPPIMGLSMTGGFELYAQNITGKDYNQIEADVQRVVAKANQSPVLTQVRTTLDTNFPLYNLTLNRDKIKMMGISFSDIFDTINSTIGQYYVNDFNILGKTYKVNIRAYESYRDSPEDLGLIHVRGASGDLVPLDSVVTLTRGLGPDNVDRFNGFPAAKIMGEPKPGYTSGDSIKEIERIIKEELGNDYNIGWAGSAYQEVSSTGKGAQAFIFGLIFVFLILAAQYERWLMPLAVVTAVPFSVFGALTFTYFRGLSNDVYFEIGLLLLIGLAAKNAILIVEFAMQEHLLGKSIKEAAISASKMRFRPIIMTSLAFTLGVLPMALATGAGAASRHALGTGVIGGMIAASTIAIFFVPLFFYILESFNEWLDRKRAKFGAKDE, encoded by the coding sequence ATGTTTTCTAAATTTTTTATTAATCGCCCGGTTTTTGCCTGCGTTATCTCTATAATAATTGTTCTAGCTGGTCTCATCGGACTTAAAAATGCCGCCGTAGAAGAGTATCCGCAACTCACTCCACCACAAATAGTCGTCCAAGCCACATATAGTGGTGCTGATGCGCAAACCATAGCAAGCGCCGTAGCCGCTCCATTAGAAGAGGCGATAAATGGTGTTGATGATATGATATATATGCAAAGCACTTCTAGTTCAGCTGGCACTATGAGTTTAAATGTATTTTTCGAAATCGGCACCAATCCGCAAACCGCTTCGGTCAATGTCAATAATAGAGTAAGCCCAATCTTGTCTAAACTCCCAGAAGAGGTGCGTAGAGTCGGCGTAAAAGTAGATGAGAGAAGTAGTAATATCTTAGAAGTTTTGGCATTTTATGACCCAAGTAAAAAGATGAATGATACAGAGTTATCTAACTATGTAAGTATTAATATAGCAGATGAATTAAAGCGTGTAAAAGGCGTTGGTGATGCTGTTGTAATCGGCAATAAAGAGTATTCTATGCGAATTTGGATTAAGCCTGAAATGCTCAAACACTACAATATAACTGTAAATGAAGTCATTTCAGCAATCAGAGAGCAAAACTCACAATACGCAGCCGGCAAAATCGGAGAACAACCGACATCTACAGGAAACCCATATGTATATTCTATCAAGCCAGAAGGCAGATTAACGCAGATTAGCGAATTTGAAGATATTATAGTAAGAGCTGATTTGAGCGGCAATATTATTAGATTAAAAGATCTTGCTAACATAGAGCTTGGATCGCAAAGTTATTCATTTGCTGGGCGTTTTAATGGCGGTAGCATGGTGCCTGTGCTTATATTTTTACAAAGTGGCGCAAATGCTCTAGAAACGGCTGAAGCTGTAAAGGCTAGAGTCGATCAGCTCAAAGAGAGTTTTCCAGGCGATATGACTTATAGAGTGGCATATGATACTACTGAATTTGTCAAGGTATCTATCGATGAGGTTATTAAAACCTTTATTGAAGCAATTATTTTGGTTGTGATTGTTATATATATGTTTTTAGGAAATCTTAGGGCGACTTTTATTCCATTGCTTACGGTGCCAGTGTCTATTTTGGGGGCATTTGCGGGAATTTATGTGATGGGATTTTCTGTAAATTTGATTACGCTTTTTGCTCTGATTTTGGCTATTGGAATTGTCGTTGATGATGCTATTATCGTTATAGAAAATGTCGAGCGTATTTTACATGAAGAACCAAATTTAAGTGTTAAAGAAGCTACTATTAAAGCTATGGATGAGATTATGGCACCTGTTATATCTATCGTTTTGGTGCTTTCGGCGGTATTTATTCCGGTTGCATTTATGGAAGGTTTTGTGGGCGTGATACAAAGGCAATTTGCCTTAACTTTAGTTGTATCTGTATGTATATCTGGACTTGTAGCCCTTACGCTTACTCCAGCACTTTGTGCGATAATACTACGCAAAAAAGAGAAACCGCCATTTTGGTTTGTGCGTAAATTTAATGAATTTTTTGATTTTTCAACTAGGATATTTTCTGCCGGTGTAGCAAAGATTTTGCGTCATGTGATTATCAGCTTAATTAGCGTTGGGATTATAATATTTATGATGATCGAGCTATTTAAGGTTATCCCTAGTGGGCTAGTACCGGCTGAAGATAAAGGTAGTATATTATCAATTATAAATTTACCTCCAGCCTCAACTCTACCTAGAACTCTTGAAGATGCGGCATTTATAGAGAGTTTGGTATCTAAAAATCCAAATGTAAAAAGTGTAACCACGCTAACAGGTTATGATATGATGGCCGGATCGCTTAGAGAGAATGCGGGTATGATGTTTATCACTCTTCAGCCATGGAGCGAGCGTCCGGGCAAGGAGAATTCGGCTGCTGTTATGGCTGGCGAGTTTATGAAAACACTATATGGTGTTGATAGAAACTCATTAGCCTTTGTAACTACGCCACCACCTATTATGGGGCTATCTATGACAGGTGGCTTTGAGTTATACGCACAAAATATAACCGGTAAAGATTACAATCAAATAGAAGCCGATGTGCAAAGAGTCGTAGCAAAAGCCAATCAAAGTCCAGTTTTAACTCAAGTTAGAACCACTCTTGATACAAATTTCCCTCTATATAACCTAACTCTAAATAGAGATAAAATTAAGATGATGGGAATTTCATTTAGTGATATATTTGATACCATAAATTCAACCATAGGTCAATACTATGTAAATGATTTTAATATACTTGGTAAGACTTATAAGGTAAATATCAGAGCCTATGAGAGCTATAGAGATTCGCCTGAAGATTTGGGCTTGATCCATGTGCGTGGTGCAAGCGGAGATTTGGTGCCACTTGATTCTGTTGTTACGCTTACAAGGGGGCTTGGACCAGATAATGTCGATAGGTTTAATGGCTTTCCAGCGGCTAAAATCATGGGTGAGCCAAAGCCTGGATATACTTCTGGAGACTCTATTAAAGAGATTGAAAGAATTATAAAAGAAGAGCTTGGCAATGATTATAACATAGGTTGGGCTGGATCAGCATATCAAGAGGTTAGTAGCACTGGCAAAGGGGCTCAAGCCTTTATTTTTGGTCTTATATTTGTATTTTTAATCTTAGCAGCGCAGTATGAGAGATGGCTAATGCCTTTAGCGGTTGTAACGGCTGTGCCATTTTCGGTATTTGGAGCCTTGACATTTACCTATTTTAGGGGGCTTAGCAATGATGTTTATTTTGAGATTGGGTTGCTTTTATTGATAGGTTTGGCAGCTAAAAATGCAATTTTGATAGTTGAATTTGCTATGCAAGAGCATCTATTAGGCAAAAGTATAAAAGAGGCTGCCATTAGTGCGTCTAAGATGAGATTTAGACCGATTATTATGACCTCTTTGGCATTTACTCTTGGGGTATTGCCTATGGCCTTAGCTACCGGCGCTGGAGCAGCCTCACGCCACGCATTAGGCACGGGCGTAATCGGCGGTATGATAGCAGCATCTACTATTGCGATATTCTTTGTGCCACTATTTTTCTATATATTAGAAAGTTTCAATGAGTGGCTAGATAGAAAACGAGCTAAATTTGGAGCAAAAGATGAATAA
- a CDS encoding DUF7488 domain-containing protein: MIRIFIAILMVGAILYAAPEPTIADRTAIYEKMRESQFNYKDNIAIALNGEYAAVIYDKKNPLDKKDYIKFDPYLGLYLVKPGFTLRGAFMLDELDSKQDMWVMTLEENIANMGHIKSFGSELGQFDELSFNTGRAGMLVCDCASMVGISLGDNKFIPNRYLKHFMRYDDVYYGDIGVKFIENNGTIKVSSANPFGSGNELRSSDEILSINGKKPSTLREINEMILFADKGSLLKFEIKRGEQILNYNIKMSNITAKNIVDNNKTTEIKKVPPKPKFLSEFGVNVNKYMIITSVKANSKASKLGLKVGDRIMQIDGVAVKNAIDVDNIMKNKNSQTYYLISRDDFQFFVRVNK; the protein is encoded by the coding sequence TTGATTAGAATTTTTATAGCTATTTTGATGGTTGGGGCGATTTTATACGCAGCTCCAGAACCAACGATCGCCGATAGAACTGCGATATATGAGAAGATGCGAGAGTCTCAATTTAACTATAAAGACAATATCGCAATTGCCTTAAATGGCGAGTATGCCGCCGTGATTTATGACAAAAAAAATCCATTAGATAAAAAAGATTATATCAAATTTGATCCGTATCTTGGCCTATATCTAGTCAAGCCAGGATTTACTCTTCGTGGGGCGTTTATGCTTGATGAGCTTGATAGTAAGCAAGATATGTGGGTTATGACGCTAGAAGAAAATATAGCAAATATGGGGCATATTAAGAGTTTTGGTAGCGAGCTTGGGCAGTTTGATGAGCTTAGTTTTAATACCGGTAGAGCTGGAATGCTGGTGTGTGATTGTGCTTCTATGGTGGGGATTAGCCTTGGGGATAATAAGTTTATCCCAAATAGATATTTAAAACATTTTATGCGATATGATGATGTGTATTATGGTGATATTGGAGTTAAATTTATTGAAAATAACGGCACGATAAAGGTATCAAGCGCAAATCCATTTGGCTCTGGCAATGAGCTTAGAAGTTCTGATGAAATTTTATCAATCAATGGCAAAAAGCCATCAACTCTAAGAGAGATAAATGAGATGATATTATTTGCTGATAAGGGCTCTTTGCTAAAATTTGAGATTAAGCGTGGAGAGCAAATCCTAAATTATAATATAAAAATGTCAAATATCACAGCTAAAAATATTGTAGATAACAATAAAACCACAGAGATAAAAAAAGTCCCCCCAAAACCAAAATTTCTTTCTGAATTTGGGGTAAATGTAAATAAATATATGATAATCACTAGTGTAAAAGCAAATTCCAAGGCTAGTAAATTAGGGCTAAAAGTTGGAGATAGAATCATGCAAATAGATGGCGTAGCGGTAAAAAATGCTATTGATGTAGATAATATTATGAAAAATAAAAATTCACAAACATACTATCTAATTTCAAGGGATGATTTTCAATTTTTTGTTCGGGTAAATAAATGA
- the rpsU gene encoding 30S ribosomal protein S21, with protein sequence MPGVKVHPNESFDEAYRRFKKQTDRNLVVTEVRARRFFEPMTEIRKKQKISARKKMLKRLYMLRRYESRL encoded by the coding sequence GTGCCAGGAGTTAAGGTACATCCAAATGAGTCTTTTGATGAAGCTTACAGACGCTTTAAAAAGCAAACTGATCGTAACTTAGTTGTTACTGAAGTTCGTGCTAGACGCTTTTTTGAGCCAATGACTGAAATTCGCAAAAAACAGAAAATTTCAGCTCGCAAAAAAATGCTTAAAAGACTTTATATGCTTAGACGCTATGAGTCAAGACTCTAA
- the tkt gene encoding transketolase codes for MYKKQADTIRFLCADMVQKANSGHPGAPMGLADIIAVLSTHLNHNPKNPSWLNRDRLIFSGGHASSLVYSFLYLSGYDISLDDLKVFRQLHSKTPGHPEIETAGVEIATGPLGQGVANAVGFAMAAKSAENLLGSDIINHKIYCLCGDGDLQEGISYEACALAGKHNLDNLVIIYDSNEITIEGDTAIAWSEDVKVRFEAAGFEVAKIDGHCYDEIEFALNEAKNKTKPYLIIAKTKIAKGAGELEGSHHAHGAPLGAEIIAKAKEAAGFDPNLSFFVDDDVKFWFNLALERGDLANALWDKKVSELSQDKKELLNSLLNPDFSKIEFPIFNAQKIATRDSNGKILNAIAAALPGFIGGSADLAPSNKTELKGFGDYPNGKNLHFGIREHAMAAICNAYARYGIFIPFSATFFIFSDYLKAGARLAALMKLKHYFIWTHDSIGVGEDGPTHEPIEQLSTFRAMPNFYTFRPADGVENVECWKVALRLNAPCAFVCSRQGLNPLDEPKFGSVANGAYLIKESQNPQITLVASGSEVGLCLEASKLLENSGIGVNVVSAPCFELLCEQDGDYIKRIFSPNTKILAVEAASALEWYKFADNVLGMSSFGASAPADELFKYFGFSATNVANIAKDMIK; via the coding sequence ATGTATAAAAAACAGGCCGATACAATAAGATTTTTATGTGCCGATATGGTACAAAAAGCAAATTCAGGTCACCCAGGCGCACCAATGGGGCTAGCTGATATAATTGCGGTTTTAAGCACTCATCTAAATCACAATCCCAAAAATCCATCTTGGTTAAATAGAGATAGATTGATCTTTAGTGGCGGTCATGCTAGCAGCTTGGTTTATAGCTTTTTATATCTTAGTGGATATGATATTAGCTTGGATGATTTAAAGGTATTTCGCCAACTTCACTCTAAGACTCCAGGCCATCCCGAGATCGAGACTGCTGGTGTAGAGATCGCTACGGGGCCTCTTGGTCAGGGCGTGGCAAATGCTGTTGGCTTTGCTATGGCGGCTAAATCGGCTGAGAATTTGCTAGGTAGTGATATCATAAATCACAAGATCTATTGTTTATGTGGCGATGGCGATTTACAAGAAGGGATTAGCTACGAGGCCTGTGCGCTTGCGGGTAAGCATAATTTGGATAATTTAGTAATAATCTATGATAGTAACGAGATTACTATTGAAGGCGATACAGCTATAGCGTGGTCTGAAGATGTAAAGGTGAGATTTGAAGCGGCTGGATTTGAGGTAGCTAAGATAGATGGTCATTGCTATGATGAGATCGAATTTGCCCTAAATGAAGCCAAAAACAAAACCAAACCATATCTAATAATAGCCAAAACCAAAATCGCTAAAGGCGCTGGCGAGCTAGAAGGCAGCCATCACGCTCATGGCGCTCCGCTTGGCGCTGAGATTATCGCTAAGGCTAAAGAAGCGGCCGGATTTGATCCGAATTTAAGTTTTTTTGTAGATGATGATGTGAAATTTTGGTTTAATCTAGCCTTAGAAAGGGGTGATTTGGCAAATGCTTTATGGGATAAGAAAGTAAGTGAGTTAAGCCAAGATAAAAAAGAGCTGCTAAATTCACTCTTAAATCCTGATTTTAGCAAGATAGAATTTCCTATTTTTAACGCTCAAAAGATAGCTACAAGAGATAGTAATGGTAAAATTTTAAACGCTATCGCCGCCGCTTTGCCAGGTTTTATAGGTGGTAGTGCGGATTTAGCACCTAGTAATAAAACAGAGTTAAAGGGCTTTGGCGACTATCCAAACGGCAAAAATCTACACTTTGGTATCAGAGAACACGCTATGGCTGCGATCTGTAATGCCTATGCTAGGTATGGAATTTTCATCCCATTTAGTGCGACATTTTTTATATTTAGCGACTATCTTAAAGCTGGAGCTAGACTTGCGGCGTTAATGAAGCTTAAACACTATTTTATCTGGACGCACGATAGTATCGGAGTAGGTGAAGATGGCCCAACACATGAGCCAATTGAGCAGCTTAGTACATTTAGAGCAATGCCGAATTTCTATACATTCCGCCCAGCTGATGGCGTGGAAAATGTAGAGTGCTGGAAGGTTGCGCTTAGGCTCAATGCGCCGTGTGCTTTTGTCTGTTCAAGACAGGGATTAAATCCATTAGATGAGCCTAAATTTGGTAGCGTGGCAAATGGTGCTTATCTCATTAAAGAGAGCCAAAATCCGCAAATTACACTAGTAGCTAGCGGCAGTGAGGTTGGATTATGCCTTGAAGCATCTAAATTATTAGAAAATAGCGGTATTGGCGTAAATGTCGTCTCTGCGCCTTGCTTCGAGCTTTTATGCGAGCAAGATGGTGATTATATCAAGCGTATATTTTCGCCTAATACTAAGATTTTAGCCGTAGAGGCAGCAAGTGCGCTTGAGTGGTATAAATTTGCTGATAATGTGCTTGGAATGAGTTCATTTGGTGCTTCAGCTCCAGCTGATGAGCTATTTAAATATTTTGGATTTAGTGCTACAAATGTAGCTAATATCGCTAAAGATATGATCAAATAA
- a CDS encoding DUF493 family protein, which produces MTEICDFNNKKPEIIYPIFWEYKVIFDSLSDEKSIIKECVGDREYKLQSSHTSKNAKFKSFNLSVLVNNNTERLELFTLLKKHSKFVL; this is translated from the coding sequence ATGACTGAAATTTGCGATTTTAATAATAAAAAACCAGAAATAATCTATCCAATATTTTGGGAATATAAGGTAATATTTGATAGTTTAAGCGATGAAAAAAGCATTATAAAAGAGTGCGTAGGCGATAGGGAATACAAACTTCAAAGCTCTCACACTAGCAAAAATGCTAAATTCAAAAGCTTTAATCTAAGCGTATTAGTAAATAACAACACAGAGCGTTTAGAGCTATTTACTCTACTTAAAAAACACTCTAAATTTGTATTATAA
- a CDS encoding efflux RND transporter periplasmic adaptor subunit, with protein MKKLGKILTFGFVALMITGCGENKQTAQQAVPALPVSVAIAKIGDIPITLEFNGQVVSDMDVVLKGKVVGSIEKQFFTPGSTVKQGDKLYQIDQAKYRSVYNERLATYKNAKAQYDRAVILRSKNAISAKEFDAASSAYGSAVANLNNAKVDLDYSVVTAPFDGVIGDTLKDVGSYVSTTDNDLVRITKLNPIFVEFGISDTDRLDIDEKSASGQWKQLNSIVEIRLANGSEYNGTISFLDRVIDEKSGTVKAKAKFDNNQTQIRPGVFAAVKVHGFYQKDGFKIPQIAVLQDLVNPFVYVVENGKVSKRAIKIASQDATSVVVSSGLKDGDQVILDNFKKIKDGSPVQVVATKGE; from the coding sequence ATGAAAAAATTAGGCAAAATTCTAACTTTTGGCTTTGTTGCTTTGATGATTACAGGTTGTGGTGAGAATAAACAAACCGCCCAACAAGCCGTTCCAGCACTGCCAGTTAGTGTAGCGATAGCAAAGATAGGCGATATACCCATAACTCTTGAATTTAATGGTCAAGTTGTCAGTGATATGGATGTAGTGCTTAAAGGCAAGGTGGTTGGCTCCATAGAAAAGCAGTTTTTCACTCCAGGAAGCACGGTAAAGCAAGGTGACAAGCTATACCAAATAGATCAAGCAAAATATAGATCTGTATATAATGAGAGATTAGCAACTTACAAAAATGCCAAAGCTCAATATGACAGAGCTGTTATATTGAGATCTAAAAATGCAATTTCAGCTAAAGAATTTGACGCTGCTAGTAGCGCATACGGCTCGGCTGTGGCAAATTTAAATAACGCTAAAGTGGATTTAGACTATTCAGTTGTCACAGCTCCATTTGATGGTGTTATCGGCGATACGCTCAAAGATGTTGGATCATATGTGAGCACTACTGATAATGATTTAGTAAGAATCACAAAGCTAAATCCAATATTTGTGGAATTTGGAATTTCAGATACCGATAGGCTAGATATAGATGAAAAAAGTGCCAGTGGTCAGTGGAAGCAACTTAACTCAATTGTGGAGATAAGATTAGCTAATGGCAGTGAATATAATGGCACTATAAGCTTTCTTGATAGGGTAATCGATGAAAAGAGTGGCACAGTAAAAGCAAAAGCCAAATTTGATAATAACCAAACGCAAATTCGCCCAGGTGTATTTGCTGCTGTGAAAGTTCATGGATTTTACCAAAAAGATGGTTTTAAAATACCGCAAATTGCCGTATTACAAGATTTAGTCAATCCATTTGTCTATGTTGTAGAAAATGGCAAAGTATCAAAAAGAGCTATCAAAATCGCCTCTCAAGATGCCACTAGCGTGGTAGTTTCAAGTGGATTAAAAGATGGCGATCAAGTTATCTTGGATAATTTTAAAAAGATCAAGGATGGCTCACCTGTCCAAGTCGTAGCTACAAAAGGCGAGTAG
- a CDS encoding polyprenyl synthetase family protein produces MNFSDYLEANLPKVESFHPHFNEAIAWILKAGGKHFRAKLLIGTAKAINPLCDPYPVALAVEFLHAYSLIHDDLPAMDNSALRRGVETLHVKYDEVTAILVGDALNTEAFRVIANSNLPPQIAIKCIEILSRNGGLEGMVIGQAIDCYFENKKLNLNELKFLHLHKTGALIAASMEMGAVIAGASDEECKSIYEAGLKLGLAFQIHDDIIDATSNAKIAGKPTNNDTSKNSFTNLLGVDEAIKIQNELESQIILEIQNKELKELISNLINRYLKG; encoded by the coding sequence ATGAATTTTTCAGACTATTTGGAGGCGAATTTGCCTAAGGTAGAGAGCTTTCATCCGCATTTTAACGAGGCTATTGCGTGGATTTTAAAAGCAGGTGGCAAACACTTTAGAGCTAAGTTATTAATCGGCACAGCAAAAGCGATAAATCCGCTATGCGATCCATATCCTGTAGCCTTGGCGGTAGAGTTTTTACACGCTTATTCTTTGATCCACGATGATTTACCAGCTATGGATAATTCAGCACTTCGCCGTGGTGTTGAGACCTTACATGTCAAATATGATGAAGTTACGGCTATTTTGGTTGGCGATGCTTTAAATACTGAAGCTTTTAGAGTGATAGCAAATTCAAATTTACCACCACAGATAGCGATCAAATGCATAGAGATACTTAGTAGAAATGGCGGCCTAGAGGGCATGGTGATTGGTCAAGCGATCGATTGCTATTTTGAGAATAAAAAATTAAATTTAAATGAGCTTAAATTTCTTCATCTACACAAAACCGGCGCACTCATAGCAGCTAGTATGGAGATGGGCGCTGTGATCGCTGGGGCTAGCGATGAAGAGTGTAAAAGCATCTATGAAGCGGGATTGAAGCTTGGCTTAGCTTTTCAAATTCACGATGATATAATCGACGCTACAAGCAACGCTAAAATCGCTGGAAAACCCACAAATAACGATACTTCTAAGAATTCATTTACAAATTTACTTGGGGTAGATGAAGCTATAAAAATCCAAAATGAGCTAGAGTCTCAAATAATTTTAGAAATTCAAAACAAAGAGCTAAAAGAGCTAATCTCAAATCTAATAAACAGATATTTAAAAGGATAA
- the moaC gene encoding cyclic pyranopterin monophosphate synthase MoaC, translated as MLTHLNEKNMPKMVDVGDKDTTKRVAIASGTITMSQEAYNAIKQNTGKKGPVLQTAVIAAIMGAKRTSELIPMCHPLYINSVDIDIEDMPNLPGFKLISKVITHGKTGVEMEALSSVSIGLLTIYDMIKAIDKSMVISDITLESKSGGKSGEYRRNDD; from the coding sequence ATGCTAACTCACTTAAATGAAAAAAATATGCCCAAAATGGTAGATGTAGGCGATAAAGATACAACCAAAAGAGTCGCAATCGCTAGTGGTACTATCACAATGTCGCAAGAAGCTTACAATGCGATTAAACAAAACACAGGCAAAAAGGGTCCTGTCTTACAAACTGCTGTTATCGCTGCAATTATGGGTGCTAAACGCACTAGCGAGCTAATTCCTATGTGTCATCCACTTTATATAAATTCAGTTGATATCGATATAGAAGATATGCCAAATTTGCCAGGTTTTAAGCTCATTTCTAAGGTTATAACTCATGGCAAAACAGGCGTAGAGATGGAGGCTTTAAGCAGTGTTAGTATCGGGCTTTTGACTATTTATGATATGATAAAAGCTATTGATAAATCCATGGTAATTAGCGATATAACCCTAGAATCTAAAAGTGGCGGTAAAAGTGGAGAATATAGGAGAAATGATGACTGA
- the ccoG gene encoding cytochrome c oxidase accessory protein CcoG — MSCTPTHYTKRRYIVYLIVTIVALVLPFIRINGNHLFLLSFDKKQLHLFFTAFDMQELYLMPFLLIILFLSIFFLTTLGGRVWCGWSCPQTIFRVIYRDLICTKILRIRKNIKDKQKEFDGNIIKKFISIIIWVALAFIAASNFMWYFVPPEDFFAYLSNPVEHKLLVGILIGITAFLVFDVVYLAENFCVYVCPYARIQSVMFDNDTIQVIYDEDRGGKIYDGHTKLGKKPTTPDAECIGCEACVRVCPTHIDIRKGMQLECINCLECSDACSEVMGKLGKKSLINWTSAKSIKSGNKVKYFRFRTIAYMVVLSIAVVALGVMTTKKEHMLLNINRATQLYSIKVLDDGVLKVQNAYTFLIQNTDNSDHSYYFDVNESKISIDRPLNPITLKAGGKKKIIVVLSTIDALANDNRHDVPLDITIHAYAKDNKELISVDRKTIFVYPKSVELEKALSSKER, encoded by the coding sequence ATGTCTTGTACGCCTACACACTACACCAAACGGCGATATATTGTATATTTGATTGTTACGATTGTCGCTTTGGTGCTTCCATTTATTCGCATTAATGGAAATCATCTATTTTTGCTTAGTTTTGATAAAAAGCAACTTCATCTATTCTTTACTGCTTTTGATATGCAAGAGCTCTATTTGATGCCTTTTTTGCTTATTATTTTATTTTTAAGTATATTTTTTCTTACCACTTTGGGCGGTAGAGTTTGGTGCGGTTGGAGCTGTCCACAGACGATATTTCGTGTAATTTATAGGGATTTGATATGTACTAAAATCCTGAGAATTCGTAAAAATATTAAAGACAAACAAAAAGAATTTGATGGTAATATCATTAAAAAATTTATCTCAATAATCATTTGGGTAGCTCTAGCTTTCATAGCTGCGAGTAATTTTATGTGGTATTTTGTGCCACCTGAGGATTTTTTTGCTTATCTTAGTAATCCAGTAGAACATAAACTTTTAGTTGGAATTTTGATAGGGATTACGGCGTTTTTGGTATTTGATGTTGTATATTTGGCTGAGAATTTCTGTGTTTATGTCTGTCCATATGCGAGAATTCAAAGCGTTATGTTTGATAATGATACAATTCAAGTGATTTATGATGAAGACCGTGGTGGTAAAATTTATGATGGCCACACTAAATTAGGTAAAAAGCCAACTACTCCAGATGCTGAATGTATCGGCTGTGAGGCCTGTGTGAGAGTCTGTCCAACCCATATTGATATACGAAAAGGTATGCAACTTGAGTGTATAAACTGCTTAGAGTGTAGTGACGCATGTAGCGAAGTGATGGGCAAACTTGGCAAAAAAAGCTTGATAAATTGGACAAGTGCTAAATCTATAAAAAGTGGCAATAAGGTAAAATATTTTAGATTTAGGACGATTGCCTATATGGTTGTATTGTCTATAGCTGTGGTTGCGCTTGGGGTTATGACGACTAAAAAAGAGCATATGCTATTAAATATCAATAGAGCTACTCAATTATATAGCATTAAAGTACTTGATGATGGTGTTTTGAAAGTACAAAATGCTTATACATTTTTGATTCAAAATACAGATAATAGTGACCACTCTTATTATTTTGATGTCAATGAGAGTAAAATATCAATCGACAGACCACTAAATCCTATAACTCTAAAAGCTGGCGGCAAGAAAAAAATAATAGTAGTATTGAGCACCATTGATGCCCTAGCTAATGACAATAGGCATGATGTTCCGCTAGATATTACGATCCACGCTTACGCTAAGGATAATAAAGAGTTAATTAGCGTTGATCGCAAAACTATCTTTGTCTATCCAAAGAGCGTTGAGCTAGAAAAAGCCTTAAGCTCAAAAGAGAGATAA